One window of the Oncorhynchus clarkii lewisi isolate Uvic-CL-2024 chromosome 19, UVic_Ocla_1.0, whole genome shotgun sequence genome contains the following:
- the LOC139374229 gene encoding uncharacterized protein C14orf132-like translates to MDLSFIAAQIPVMTGAFMDSSPNDNYSADHSLFNSSASVHAASAATSSQTQQDDQSSSSDAIWLWIAIIATIGNIVVVGVVYAFTF, encoded by the coding sequence ATCCCAGTCATGACGGGGGCCTTCATGGACTCCTCACCCAATGACAACTACAGTGCCGACCACTCGCTCTTCAATTCCTCGGCCAGTGTCCACGCCGCCTCTGCGGCGACCTCATCCCAGACCCAGCAGGACGACCAGTCCTCGTCCAGTGATGCCATCTGGCTCTGGATTGCCATCATCGCTACTATTGGCAACATTGTGGTGGTGGGAGTGGTCTACGCATTCACCTTCTGA